In Halorubrum sp. BV1, the following proteins share a genomic window:
- a CDS encoding PadR family transcriptional regulator: MSEAQSVTDEDAPPSASDLTAFQQNILTILAEEPMYGLAIKRELESYYGSEVNHGRLYPNLDDLVDDGLVEKSELDKRTNQYELTEAGHDVVLGQIEWVLDRFVTDETRGNEVRTLLGE, translated from the coding sequence ATGTCAGAGGCACAATCAGTCACTGATGAAGATGCACCGCCCTCGGCGTCGGACCTCACCGCGTTCCAACAGAACATCCTCACGATTCTCGCCGAAGAACCCATGTACGGACTTGCGATCAAACGCGAGCTCGAATCGTACTACGGCTCGGAGGTCAATCACGGGCGGCTCTACCCGAACCTGGACGATCTCGTCGACGACGGGCTCGTAGAGAAGAGCGAACTCGACAAGCGGACGAACCAGTACGAGCTGACCGAGGCCGGACACGACGTCGTCCTCGGACAGATCGAGTGGGTGCTCGACCGCTTCGTCACCGACGAGACGCGCGGAAACGAAGTCCGCACGCTCCTCGGAGAGTGA
- the rnhA gene encoding ribonuclease HI, with amino-acid sequence MPTLDCDPAVARDRLTDAGVRIEEGNTAHERWRAERDGAVAVAYDDKVVVQGGDPTRLTGLLSDGGGRAHVYFDGASRGNPGPGAVGWCLVTSDGIAAEGGERIGRVTNNQAEYAALIRALEAADEYGFDEIDVRGDSELIIKQVRGEWNANDPQLREKRVRVRELLDRFDRWSIAHVPREINARADDLANEALDDRN; translated from the coding sequence ATGCCGACACTCGACTGCGACCCGGCGGTCGCTCGGGACCGCCTGACCGACGCGGGCGTCCGGATCGAGGAGGGGAACACCGCTCACGAGCGGTGGCGCGCCGAGCGCGATGGGGCGGTCGCCGTCGCGTACGACGACAAGGTCGTAGTTCAGGGCGGCGACCCGACGCGGCTCACGGGCCTGCTTTCGGACGGCGGCGGCCGCGCGCACGTCTACTTCGACGGCGCCTCGCGCGGGAACCCCGGGCCGGGAGCGGTCGGGTGGTGTCTCGTCACGTCGGACGGGATCGCCGCCGAGGGCGGCGAGCGGATCGGTCGCGTCACTAACAACCAAGCCGAGTACGCCGCGCTGATCCGCGCGTTAGAGGCCGCAGACGAGTATGGATTCGACGAGATCGACGTGCGGGGCGACTCCGAACTGATAATCAAGCAGGTTCGCGGGGAGTGGAACGCCAACGACCCCCAACTGCGCGAAAAGCGGGTTCGGGTCAGAGAGCTGTTAGACCGGTTCGACCGGTGGTCGATCGCGCACGTTCCGCGAGAAATAAACGCGCGCGCCGACGATCTGGCTAACGAGGCACTCGATGACCGGAACTGA
- a CDS encoding DNA-directed DNA polymerase II large subunit, which translates to MRPDDERYFARIEDRLDEAWDVAEAAKRQGHDPEPEIEIPVARDMADRVENILGIDGVAERVRDLEGEMSREEAALELVKDFVDGNVGDYDSREGKVEGAVRTAVALLTEGVVAAPIEGIDRVELLENDDGTEFVNVYYAGPIRSAGGTAQALSVLVADYARSLLGIDEYKPRDEEVERYAEEIALYDTETGLQYTPKDKESKFIAKHIPIMLDGEATSDEEVSGFRDLERVDTNSARGGMCLVAAEGIALKAPKIQRYTRDLDEVDWPWLQDLIDGTIGKDGSGDGDATEDDADSDGDVPADEPADSDADGLEETGEDEPTGPPRAEPTQKFLRDLIAGRPVFTHPSEAGGFRLRYGRARNHGFATGGVHPATMHIVDDFLAAGTQIKTERPGKAHGVVPVDSIDGPTVRLANGEVRQIDDPEEAKAVRNGIEKVLDLGEYLVNYGEFIENNHALAPASYVSEWWVKEFEAAGADVQAFSDDPNVDLEHPTVEAALDWATAYDCPLHPEYTYLWHDVSVEAFEALADAVAAGDVVGGVLAIERTETTRETLEALLVEHAATPDALRIPTWRPLARSLGVDDGLRKTWSAADLSADAREWAGGDNAVRAVNEVAPFEIRERAPTRIGNRMGRPEKSESRDLSPAVHTLFPITEAGGPQRDVAEAASVMDDQGRRGRLEVEIADRVCPDCGDHTYRALCPDCETHTDLHYECGGCGTVCEPDEAGRVVCPRCEWEVTAADRREIDVNDAYRSAMEAVGERESAFEILKGVQGLTSRNKTPEPIEKGILRAKNGVTSFKDGTVRYDMTDLPVTAVRPEELDVTADHFRELGYETDIDGEPLRHDDQLIELRVQDIVLSDGAAEHMLKTADFVDDLLEQFYGLDRFYEVNERDDLVGELVFGMAPHTSAATVGRVVGFTSAAVGYAHPYFHAAKRRNCFHPETEIEYRDDAGWHRETIETFVEDRLDDPDTDDFGTLVEELDGAIEVPSIDERGNRSTQPVTAVSKHPSQDHLVLVETRRGRSIRVTPDHTMLRVADGGVQKVDANELEVGDTVPSSPSQQNVSMNAATSTARDGGIETDEVRSVSFLESDVEYTYNLTVAETHTLAANDLLVAQCDGDEDCVMLLMDGLLNFSKTFLPDQRGGRMDAPLVMSSRIDPAEIDDEAHNVDIVREYPLELYEASLEMADPESVEELIQIGEDTLGTDDEYHGFDHTHDTTDIAMGPDLSAYKTLGDMMEKMDAQLELARKLRAVDETDVAERVIEYHFLPDIIGNLRAFSRQETRCLDCGEKYRRMPLSGECRECGGRVNLTVHEGSVSKYVDTAIEVADRFGCRPYTKQRLKVLDESLESIFEDDTNKQSGIADFM; encoded by the coding sequence ATGAGGCCCGACGACGAGCGCTACTTCGCTCGGATCGAAGACCGGCTCGACGAGGCGTGGGACGTCGCGGAGGCCGCCAAACGGCAGGGCCACGATCCGGAGCCCGAAATCGAGATCCCGGTCGCGCGCGACATGGCCGACCGCGTCGAGAACATACTAGGTATCGACGGCGTCGCGGAGCGCGTCCGCGATCTAGAGGGAGAGATGTCCCGCGAGGAGGCGGCCTTAGAGCTGGTGAAGGACTTCGTCGACGGCAACGTGGGCGACTACGACTCCCGCGAGGGCAAAGTCGAGGGGGCGGTGCGGACCGCGGTCGCGCTGCTCACGGAGGGTGTCGTCGCCGCGCCGATAGAGGGGATCGACCGCGTTGAGCTACTGGAGAACGACGATGGTACCGAGTTCGTCAACGTCTACTACGCCGGACCGATCCGCTCCGCGGGCGGCACCGCGCAGGCGCTGTCGGTGCTCGTGGCCGACTACGCCCGGTCGCTTCTGGGCATCGACGAGTACAAGCCGCGAGACGAGGAGGTGGAGCGGTACGCCGAGGAGATCGCGCTGTACGACACGGAGACGGGGCTCCAGTACACGCCGAAAGACAAGGAGTCGAAGTTCATCGCCAAACACATCCCCATCATGCTGGACGGGGAGGCGACGAGCGACGAGGAGGTCTCTGGATTCCGCGACCTAGAGCGCGTCGACACCAACTCCGCCCGCGGCGGGATGTGTCTCGTCGCGGCCGAGGGGATCGCGCTCAAGGCCCCGAAGATCCAGCGATACACACGCGACCTCGACGAGGTCGACTGGCCGTGGCTCCAGGACCTGATCGACGGAACGATCGGAAAAGACGGGTCCGGCGACGGGGACGCGACCGAGGACGACGCCGACAGCGACGGCGATGTGCCCGCGGACGAGCCTGCCGATTCGGACGCGGATGGACTCGAAGAGACGGGCGAAGACGAGCCAACGGGTCCACCGCGGGCGGAGCCAACCCAGAAGTTCCTGCGGGACCTCATCGCCGGCCGACCGGTGTTCACCCATCCGAGCGAAGCGGGCGGGTTTCGACTCCGGTACGGCCGCGCGCGAAACCACGGGTTCGCGACCGGCGGCGTCCATCCCGCGACGATGCACATCGTCGACGACTTCCTCGCGGCCGGCACCCAAATTAAGACGGAGCGTCCGGGGAAGGCCCACGGCGTCGTTCCCGTCGACTCAATCGACGGCCCGACCGTGCGGCTCGCCAACGGCGAGGTCCGACAGATAGACGACCCCGAGGAGGCGAAGGCGGTCCGAAACGGCATCGAGAAGGTGCTCGATCTGGGCGAGTACCTCGTTAACTACGGGGAGTTCATCGAGAACAACCACGCGCTCGCACCCGCGTCGTACGTGTCCGAGTGGTGGGTGAAGGAGTTCGAGGCCGCGGGCGCGGACGTGCAAGCGTTCTCCGACGACCCGAACGTCGACCTCGAACATCCGACCGTCGAGGCGGCGCTCGACTGGGCCACGGCGTACGACTGTCCGCTCCACCCCGAGTACACCTACCTCTGGCACGACGTGAGCGTCGAGGCGTTCGAGGCGCTCGCAGACGCGGTCGCCGCCGGCGACGTGGTCGGGGGCGTGCTCGCCATCGAGCGCACGGAGACGACGCGGGAGACGCTGGAGGCGCTCCTGGTCGAACACGCCGCCACGCCGGACGCGCTCCGCATCCCGACGTGGCGGCCGCTGGCGCGCTCGCTCGGCGTCGACGACGGGCTTCGAAAGACGTGGTCCGCGGCGGACCTCTCGGCGGACGCCCGCGAGTGGGCGGGCGGCGATAACGCGGTGCGCGCGGTCAACGAAGTGGCCCCGTTCGAGATTCGCGAACGCGCACCGACTCGGATCGGCAACCGGATGGGCCGCCCGGAAAAGTCCGAGAGCCGCGATCTCTCTCCCGCGGTCCACACGCTGTTTCCGATCACCGAAGCCGGCGGCCCCCAGCGGGATGTCGCGGAGGCCGCGAGCGTGATGGACGATCAGGGCCGTCGCGGGCGGCTGGAGGTGGAGATCGCAGATCGCGTCTGTCCCGACTGCGGCGATCACACCTACCGCGCGCTGTGTCCCGACTGCGAGACGCACACCGATCTCCACTACGAGTGCGGCGGGTGTGGGACCGTCTGCGAGCCGGACGAGGCCGGTCGCGTCGTCTGCCCGCGCTGCGAGTGGGAGGTGACTGCAGCGGATCGCCGGGAGATAGACGTGAACGACGCCTACCGCTCGGCGATGGAGGCGGTCGGCGAACGCGAGTCGGCCTTCGAGATCCTGAAGGGCGTTCAAGGGCTCACCTCGCGGAACAAGACTCCGGAGCCGATAGAGAAGGGAATCCTCCGCGCGAAAAACGGTGTCACCTCGTTCAAGGACGGGACGGTCAGGTACGACATGACCGACCTCCCGGTCACGGCGGTCCGCCCGGAGGAACTCGACGTCACCGCAGACCACTTCCGAGAACTGGGCTACGAGACGGACATCGACGGCGAGCCGCTCCGCCACGACGACCAACTGATCGAACTCCGAGTGCAGGACATCGTCCTCTCGGACGGCGCAGCCGAGCACATGCTGAAGACCGCGGACTTCGTCGACGACCTCTTAGAGCAGTTCTACGGGCTCGACCGCTTCTACGAGGTGAACGAGCGCGACGACCTCGTCGGCGAACTCGTCTTCGGGATGGCCCCCCACACGAGTGCCGCGACCGTCGGGCGAGTGGTGGGATTCACCTCGGCCGCGGTCGGTTACGCACATCCGTACTTTCACGCCGCGAAGCGGCGGAACTGCTTCCATCCAGAGACGGAGATTGAATACCGAGACGACGCGGGATGGCACCGCGAAACGATCGAGACGTTCGTCGAGGACCGGCTGGACGATCCCGATACCGACGACTTCGGAACGCTTGTTGAGGAACTTGACGGCGCAATTGAGGTGCCCTCCATCGACGAACGCGGAAACAGGTCCACGCAACCGGTAACCGCCGTTTCGAAACACCCGAGCCAAGATCATCTCGTTCTGGTCGAGACTCGGCGCGGGCGTTCGATCCGCGTGACGCCTGACCACACGATGCTACGAGTCGCCGATGGGGGTGTTCAAAAGGTCGACGCAAACGAACTGGAGGTCGGTGATACCGTTCCGTCGAGTCCTTCACAACAGAACGTATCGATGAACGCCGCCACCAGCACAGCGAGGGACGGAGGAATTGAAACTGACGAGGTAAGGTCAGTTTCGTTCCTCGAAAGCGATGTCGAGTACACGTACAATCTCACCGTCGCCGAGACGCACACGCTCGCGGCGAACGATCTGCTGGTCGCTCAGTGTGACGGCGACGAAGATTGCGTGATGCTTCTCATGGACGGCCTCCTCAACTTCTCGAAGACGTTCTTGCCGGACCAGCGAGGCGGTCGCATGGACGCGCCGCTCGTGATGTCCTCGCGGATCGATCCCGCCGAGATCGACGACGAGGCGCACAACGTCGATATCGTGCGCGAGTACCCGCTGGAGCTGTACGAGGCGTCGCTGGAGATGGCCGACCCGGAGTCGGTCGAGGAGCTGATACAGATCGGCGAGGACACGCTCGGGACAGACGACGAGTACCACGGATTCGACCACACCCACGACACCACGGACATCGCGATGGGGCCGGATCTCTCGGCGTACAAGACGCTCGGCGACATGATGGAGAAGATGGACGCGCAGTTGGAGTTGGCCCGGAAGCTGCGCGCGGTCGACGAGACGGACGTGGCAGAGCGCGTCATCGAGTATCACTTCCTGCCGGACATCATCGGGAACCTTCGGGCCTTTTCGCGACAGGAGACACGGTGTCTCGACTGCGGGGAGAAGTACCGCCGCATGCCGCTTTCGGGCGAGTGCCGCGAGTGTGGCGGCCGGGTGAACCTCACCGTCCACGAGGGCTCCGTGAGCAAGTACGTGGACACGGCGATAGAGGTCGCAGACCGGTTCGGCTGTCGGCCCTACACCAAACAGCGGTTGAAGGTGTTAGACGAGTCGCTGGAGTCGATCTTCGAGGACGACACGAACAAGCAGTCAGGCATCGCGGACTTCATGTAG
- a CDS encoding PPC domain-containing DNA-binding protein — protein MHHREVETTAEYVARFETGADWREEIEDLARAEDVEAGWFTALGAVQDADVWFYDQEDTEYQSVTFDEPLEVAACVGNVSLLEGDVFAHTHAVLSRPSGQALAGHLDSATVWAGECHLRAFDEPLEREHDPTTDLDLWL, from the coding sequence ATGCACCACCGAGAAGTGGAGACGACTGCGGAGTACGTCGCGCGGTTCGAGACCGGAGCCGACTGGCGCGAGGAGATCGAAGACCTCGCCCGCGCGGAAGACGTCGAGGCGGGCTGGTTCACGGCGCTCGGTGCGGTTCAGGACGCCGACGTGTGGTTCTACGACCAGGAGGACACCGAGTACCAGTCGGTGACGTTCGACGAGCCGCTGGAGGTCGCCGCCTGCGTCGGCAACGTCTCGCTCTTGGAGGGCGACGTGTTCGCGCACACCCACGCGGTGCTGTCGCGGCCGAGCGGGCAGGCGCTCGCCGGCCACCTCGACTCCGCGACCGTCTGGGCGGGCGAGTGTCACCTGCGGGCGTTTGACGAGCCGCTGGAGCGCGAACACGACCCGACGACCGACCTCGATTTATGGCTCTAA
- a CDS encoding iron-sulfur cluster biogenesis protein NfuA, whose translation MSTDTSDADNDLRERITNFLRRNFPQIQMHGGSAAISHLDRENGEVTVQLGGACSGCGISPMTIQAIKSRMVKEIPEIETVHADTGMDAGADGDLGGTGGGMSPSFPGETTDDGGEDEGPQAPF comes from the coding sequence ATGAGCACGGATACGAGCGACGCGGACAACGACCTCCGCGAGCGGATCACGAACTTCCTGCGACGCAACTTCCCGCAGATTCAGATGCACGGCGGGAGCGCCGCGATCAGCCACCTCGACCGCGAAAACGGCGAGGTGACGGTGCAACTCGGCGGCGCGTGCTCCGGCTGCGGCATCTCGCCCATGACGATTCAGGCGATCAAGTCGCGAATGGTCAAGGAGATCCCCGAGATCGAGACGGTCCACGCCGACACCGGAATGGACGCGGGTGCAGACGGCGACCTCGGCGGTACCGGCGGCGGCATGTCCCCGTCGTTCCCCGGCGAGACGACCGACGACGGCGGCGAAGACGAAGGGCCGCAGGCCCCGTTCTGA
- a CDS encoding DUF5783 family protein has product MADEFDPEKFEDKYAHYFNELQRAYKNAFNQMNDRYDSELIHGIDQTVLNESEPFYEDGEFSVELPENPRERIRGAVPVDDETFEETLDEYVDRIETELYRTLGVDRPE; this is encoded by the coding sequence ATGGCCGACGAGTTCGACCCCGAGAAGTTCGAGGACAAGTACGCTCACTACTTCAACGAACTGCAGCGGGCGTACAAGAACGCGTTCAACCAGATGAACGACCGGTACGACTCGGAGCTGATCCACGGGATCGACCAGACGGTGCTCAACGAGTCCGAGCCGTTCTACGAGGACGGTGAGTTTTCCGTCGAACTCCCGGAGAATCCTCGCGAGCGCATCCGCGGTGCCGTCCCCGTCGACGACGAGACGTTCGAAGAGACGCTCGATGAGTACGTCGACCGGATCGAGACGGAGCTGTATCGGACGCTCGGCGTCGACCGGCCGGAGTGA
- a CDS encoding HAD-IC family P-type ATPase, which yields MPDRTAHLDITGMSCANCSATIQDTLEALDGVASATANYATDEATIEYDPEVVTLREIYDAIESAGYGAVSETVTVPITDMSCANCAEANADALDDTPGVIDADVNYATDEAQVTYNPADASRSDLYDAIESAGYSPVREGGGEAGRSDAAPGASDPPGDGGAGSGGGVQSARDAAREEEIRRQLRLTLFGAALAAPLLAFMLDHLAFDGALLPDRVFGVGVGWVQFLLATPVQVALGRPFYENSYKALVRNGRANMDVLIALGSSTAYVYSVAVLSGLIAGSLYFDTAALILVFITLGNFLEARSKGQAGEALRKLLEMEAETATLVDRATSETPHADGEPVDAGGTEEEVEVPLDEVEPGDRMMVRPGEKVPTDGVVVDGQSAVDESMVTGESVPVEKSEGDEVVGSTINENGVLVVEATKVGADTALQQIVQTVKQAQSRQPDIQNLADRISAYFVPTVIVNALLWGVVWFLFPETLAGIVNALPLWGLVAGGPAVAGGGVSVFEFAVVVFASAVLIACPCALGLATPAATMVGTSIGARNGVLFKGGDVLERARDVDTVVFDKTGTLTEGEMELTDVIAFSPDGEPHTDGGTAEAVAPGEGIDPDPDDATTLTDDEVLRLAASAERGSEHPLARAIVEGAESRGLDLAAPDEFENVPGHGVRARIAGEDVLVGNRKLLRDNGVDPDPAAETMERLEREGKTAMLVARVPAGTEGGRLVGVVADADSVKSSAEDAVSALRERGLDVMLITGDNERTARAVAERVGIDPGNVRAEVLPEDKSDAVEAIQEDGRKAMMVGDGVNDAPALAVAHVGTAIGSGTDVAIEAADVTLMRDDPLDVVRAIRVSDATLQKIKQNLVWALGYNTAMIPLASLGLLQPALAAAAMAFSSVSVLTNSLLFRRYEPDRDYRLLGRLR from the coding sequence ATGCCAGACAGAACAGCCCACCTCGACATCACGGGGATGTCCTGTGCCAACTGCTCGGCGACGATACAGGACACCTTGGAGGCCCTCGACGGCGTGGCGTCCGCGACGGCGAACTACGCCACGGACGAGGCGACGATCGAGTACGATCCGGAGGTCGTAACGCTGCGCGAGATCTACGACGCGATCGAGTCGGCCGGCTACGGTGCAGTCTCAGAGACGGTCACGGTCCCGATCACGGACATGTCGTGTGCAAACTGCGCCGAGGCGAACGCGGACGCCCTCGACGACACGCCGGGCGTGATCGACGCGGACGTGAACTACGCCACGGACGAGGCGCAGGTGACGTACAACCCGGCGGACGCCTCTCGTTCCGACCTGTACGACGCGATCGAGTCGGCCGGCTACTCCCCGGTTCGCGAAGGCGGAGGCGAGGCCGGACGCAGTGACGCCGCCCCCGGCGCGAGCGACCCGCCCGGAGACGGGGGAGCCGGGTCTGGGGGTGGCGTCCAGAGCGCACGCGACGCCGCACGCGAGGAGGAGATCCGCAGGCAGCTCCGACTGACGCTGTTCGGCGCGGCGCTCGCCGCCCCGCTGCTCGCGTTTATGCTCGATCACCTCGCGTTCGACGGCGCGCTCTTGCCCGACAGGGTGTTCGGCGTCGGCGTCGGCTGGGTACAGTTCCTGCTCGCGACGCCGGTGCAGGTCGCGCTCGGTCGCCCCTTCTACGAGAACTCCTACAAAGCGCTCGTCAGGAACGGCCGGGCCAACATGGACGTGTTGATCGCGCTCGGCTCCAGCACCGCGTACGTCTACTCGGTCGCGGTCCTCTCCGGACTGATCGCCGGGAGCCTCTACTTCGACACGGCCGCGCTCATTCTCGTGTTCATCACGCTCGGAAACTTCCTCGAAGCGCGCTCGAAGGGACAGGCCGGCGAGGCGCTCCGGAAATTACTGGAGATGGAAGCGGAGACGGCGACGCTCGTCGACAGAGCGACGTCGGAGACGCCGCATGCCGACGGCGAACCCGTCGACGCCGGTGGGACCGAAGAAGAGGTCGAGGTCCCGCTCGACGAGGTCGAACCCGGCGACCGCATGATGGTCCGCCCCGGCGAGAAGGTCCCGACCGACGGCGTCGTCGTCGACGGCCAGAGCGCGGTCGACGAGTCGATGGTGACCGGCGAGTCGGTTCCGGTCGAAAAGAGCGAGGGAGACGAGGTGGTCGGGTCCACGATAAACGAGAACGGCGTGCTCGTCGTGGAGGCGACGAAGGTCGGCGCGGACACCGCGCTCCAGCAGATCGTCCAGACGGTGAAGCAGGCGCAGTCACGCCAGCCCGACATCCAGAACCTCGCCGACCGCATCTCGGCGTATTTCGTCCCTACGGTCATAGTCAACGCCCTGCTGTGGGGCGTCGTCTGGTTCCTGTTCCCCGAGACGCTCGCCGGGATCGTGAACGCGCTTCCGCTGTGGGGGCTCGTCGCCGGCGGGCCGGCGGTCGCGGGCGGTGGCGTCTCGGTCTTCGAGTTCGCGGTCGTCGTGTTCGCCTCCGCGGTGCTCATCGCGTGTCCCTGCGCGCTCGGGCTGGCGACGCCCGCGGCCACGATGGTCGGCACGTCCATCGGCGCGCGAAACGGCGTCCTGTTCAAGGGCGGCGACGTGCTCGAACGCGCGCGCGACGTCGACACCGTCGTGTTCGACAAGACGGGGACGCTCACCGAAGGCGAGATGGAACTAACGGACGTGATCGCGTTCAGTCCCGACGGCGAGCCTCATACTGACGGCGGGACGGCCGAGGCAGTCGCTCCCGGCGAGGGGATCGATCCCGACCCGGACGATGCTACAACCCTCACCGACGACGAGGTGCTCCGGCTCGCCGCGAGCGCCGAGCGCGGCAGCGAACACCCGCTCGCGCGCGCCATCGTCGAGGGGGCCGAGAGCCGGGGGCTCGACCTCGCCGCCCCCGACGAGTTCGAGAACGTCCCCGGCCACGGCGTCCGCGCTCGGATAGCGGGCGAGGACGTGCTCGTCGGCAACCGAAAGCTCCTCCGCGACAACGGCGTCGACCCCGATCCCGCCGCGGAGACGATGGAACGGCTCGAACGCGAGGGGAAGACAGCGATGCTCGTCGCCCGCGTGCCCGCCGGCACGGAGGGGGGGAGACTCGTCGGCGTCGTCGCCGACGCCGACTCGGTGAAATCGAGCGCGGAGGACGCCGTTTCCGCCCTCCGCGAGCGCGGTCTCGACGTGATGCTGATCACGGGCGACAACGAGCGCACCGCCCGCGCGGTCGCAGAGCGCGTCGGGATCGATCCCGGAAACGTCCGCGCCGAGGTCCTCCCGGAGGACAAATCCGACGCGGTGGAAGCGATTCAGGAGGACGGCCGCAAGGCGATGATGGTCGGCGACGGCGTCAACGACGCGCCGGCGCTCGCGGTCGCACATGTGGGGACCGCGATCGGGAGCGGCACCGACGTCGCAATCGAGGCCGCGGACGTGACGCTGATGCGCGACGACCCGCTGGATGTGGTTCGGGCGATCCGGGTCTCCGATGCCACCCTTCAGAAGATCAAACAGAACTTGGTGTGGGCGCTCGGCTACAACACGGCGATGATCCCGCTGGCGTCGCTCGGACTGCTCCAGCCGGCGCTCGCCGCCGCCGCGATGGCGTTCTCCAGCGTGAGCGTGCTCACCAACAGCCTCCTCTTCCGCCGGTACGAGCCCGACCGCGACTACCGGCTGCTCGGTCGGCTGCGGTGA
- a CDS encoding amidohydrolase, with protein sequence MNALRVTGGRVLRPDGRVTESDVTIDRDAGTIVAVGEEAADGAGGEGSDLADAETLDASGSLVIPGLVNAHTHVAMTLLRGYADDKPLDPWLREDIWPAEAALTPNDIEAGAELGVLEMIMSGTTAFADMYFAMDRVADVVDRAGLRARLGHGAVTVGKDDADARADVEESVVVARDLDGTANGRIRTAFMPHSLTTVGEEHLREGVAAAREAGIPVHLHANETADEVDPIVEERGERPIAYADDIGALGANDFFAHGVHLDVGEIDRLAEAGTAIVHCPASNMKLASGMAPVQRLREAGVTVALGTDGAASNNDLDVFDEMRDAAMLGKLAADDASAVPAEAAVEMATAAGADALGLPGGRIEPGAAADLAVVDLDAPHLTPVHDPVSHLAYAARGSDVRHTVCDGTILMRDRDVLTLDADEVRARAADAARDLIDRVERD encoded by the coding sequence ATGAACGCGCTTCGCGTGACCGGCGGCCGAGTGCTCCGCCCGGACGGCCGCGTGACCGAGTCGGACGTGACGATCGACCGCGACGCCGGGACGATCGTCGCCGTGGGCGAAGAGGCGGCCGACGGGGCGGGCGGCGAGGGCTCCGACCTCGCCGACGCCGAGACCCTCGACGCGTCCGGGTCGCTCGTGATTCCGGGTCTCGTCAACGCGCACACCCACGTCGCGATGACGCTGCTCCGCGGGTACGCCGACGACAAGCCGCTCGACCCGTGGCTACGGGAGGACATCTGGCCGGCCGAGGCGGCGCTCACGCCGAACGACATCGAGGCCGGTGCCGAACTCGGCGTCCTCGAAATGATCATGTCGGGGACGACCGCGTTCGCCGATATGTACTTCGCGATGGACCGAGTCGCGGACGTGGTCGACCGCGCGGGACTGCGCGCGCGACTCGGCCACGGCGCGGTCACGGTCGGTAAAGACGACGCGGACGCGCGGGCGGACGTCGAGGAGAGCGTCGTCGTCGCCCGCGACCTCGACGGGACCGCGAACGGGCGGATACGGACCGCCTTCATGCCGCACTCGCTGACGACGGTCGGCGAGGAGCACCTCCGCGAGGGCGTGGCCGCGGCCCGCGAGGCGGGGATTCCGGTGCACCTCCACGCGAACGAGACAGCGGACGAGGTCGACCCGATCGTCGAGGAGCGCGGCGAGCGACCGATCGCGTACGCCGACGATATCGGCGCGCTCGGCGCGAACGACTTCTTCGCGCACGGCGTCCACCTCGACGTGGGAGAGATCGACCGGCTCGCCGAGGCGGGGACCGCGATCGTTCACTGTCCGGCCTCGAACATGAAACTCGCGAGCGGGATGGCTCCCGTCCAGCGGCTCCGCGAGGCGGGCGTGACCGTCGCGCTCGGCACCGACGGCGCGGCCTCGAACAACGACCTCGACGTCTTCGACGAGATGCGCGACGCCGCGATGCTCGGGAAACTCGCCGCGGACGACGCGAGCGCGGTCCCCGCGGAGGCCGCAGTGGAGATGGCGACCGCGGCCGGCGCGGACGCCCTCGGGCTCCCCGGCGGACGGATCGAGCCCGGTGCGGCCGCCGACCTCGCCGTCGTCGACCTCGACGCGCCGCACCTGACCCCCGTCCACGACCCCGTTTCGCACCTCGCGTACGCGGCGCGCGGGAGCGACGTGCGCCACACCGTCTGCGACGGCACGATCCTCATGCGCGACCGCGACGTGCTGACGCTCGACGCCGACGAGGTGCGAGCGCGCGCGGCCGACGCCGCACGCGACCTGATCGACCGCGTCGAGCGAGACTGA
- a CDS encoding dihydroneopterin aldolase family protein, with translation MATDAEQACFEAGIKFGSLYHQFAGTPVSPSSARSLEAAMAEAIENQPFCESVTVEIRDDRVADAIDHENGYTELTGSLMDVEMRIDYEGVRVRTRMAMVDGYPLMELVDVVEEA, from the coding sequence ATGGCAACCGACGCGGAGCAGGCGTGTTTCGAGGCGGGGATCAAGTTCGGCTCGCTGTACCACCAGTTCGCGGGGACGCCCGTCAGCCCGTCGAGCGCCCGGAGCCTGGAGGCCGCGATGGCGGAGGCGATAGAGAATCAGCCGTTCTGTGAGTCCGTGACCGTCGAGATCCGCGACGACCGCGTCGCCGACGCGATCGACCACGAGAACGGATACACGGAGCTTACGGGCTCGCTGATGGACGTCGAGATGCGGATCGACTACGAGGGCGTCCGCGTCCGCACCCGGATGGCGATGGTCGACGGCTACCCGTTGATGGAACTCGTCGACGTGGTCGAGGAGGCCTGA